The Candidatus Pantoea soli genome window below encodes:
- the yihI gene encoding Der GTPase-activating protein YihI, which yields MKQPAPAQRGKPAAKNKRKSREELNQEARDRKRDKKHSGHKAGSRANPETQSASKGKSNKSADPRLGSKKPVALVADGTTQTVKKPAAQPKPKAEKVRLTPQEELAKLENDERLDTLLDRLENGETLSGEEQAWLDETLDRIDELMETLGIALDDDAEDEQAEEDMMRLLKGH from the coding sequence ATGAAGCAACCTGCACCAGCCCAGCGTGGCAAACCCGCTGCCAAAAACAAACGTAAATCGCGTGAAGAACTGAATCAGGAAGCGCGCGATCGTAAACGCGATAAAAAGCACAGCGGCCATAAAGCGGGCAGCCGCGCGAATCCGGAAACGCAGAGCGCCAGCAAAGGGAAGAGCAATAAAAGCGCCGACCCGCGGCTGGGCAGTAAGAAGCCGGTTGCGCTGGTGGCTGATGGCACTACCCAAACCGTCAAAAAGCCGGCGGCACAGCCTAAACCCAAAGCAGAGAAGGTGCGTCTGACACCGCAGGAAGAGCTGGCGAAGCTGGAAAACGATGAACGTCTTGATACGCTGCTGGATCGTCTGGAAAACGGCGAAACCCTGAGCGGCGAAGAGCAGGCGTGGCTGGATGAAACGCTGGATCGTATTGATGAGCTGATGGAAACGCTCGGCATCGCCCTGGATGACGATGCGGAAGATGAGCAGGCCGAAGAAGATATGATGCGTCTGCTGAAAGGCCACTAA
- the yihA gene encoding ribosome biogenesis GTP-binding protein YihA/YsxC, giving the protein MSALNYHITHFMLSAPDIRHLPADAGIEVAFAGRSNAGKSSALNTLTNQKSLARTSKTPGRTQLINLFEVVEGKRLVDLPGYGYAEVPEEMKRKWQRALGEYLQKRQALKGLVVLMDIRHPLKDLDQQMIEWAVQSQIPVLVLLTKADKLASGARKAQLNMVREASLAFMGDVQVEMFSSLKKLGVDKLRQKLDTWFSELEPAQEGDGEPQDEA; this is encoded by the coding sequence TTGTCTGCTTTGAATTACCACATCACCCATTTCATGCTCAGCGCCCCGGATATTCGCCATTTGCCTGCGGACGCGGGTATTGAAGTTGCCTTTGCCGGACGCTCCAATGCAGGCAAATCCAGCGCGCTGAACACGTTAACCAATCAGAAAAGCCTGGCACGAACCAGTAAAACGCCAGGGCGTACTCAGTTGATCAACCTGTTTGAGGTCGTTGAAGGTAAACGCCTGGTGGATTTACCGGGCTACGGCTATGCCGAAGTGCCGGAAGAGATGAAGCGTAAATGGCAGCGTGCACTGGGTGAATACCTGCAGAAGCGTCAGGCGCTGAAAGGCCTGGTCGTGCTGATGGATATCCGCCATCCGCTGAAAGATCTCGATCAGCAGATGATTGAGTGGGCCGTACAGAGTCAAATCCCGGTGCTGGTACTGCTGACCAAAGCAGACAAGCTGGCTTCAGGCGCGCGTAAAGCGCAGCTGAATATGGTGCGTGAAGCTTCGCTGGCCTTTATGGGCGACGTGCAGGTCGAGATGTTTTCTTCACTGAAGAAGCTGGGTGTGGATAAACTGCGCCAGAAGCTTGATACCTGGTTCAGCGAGCTGGAACCGGCTCAGGAAGGGGATGGCGAACCGCAGGATGAGGCGTAA
- a CDS encoding spot 42 RNA, inhibition of DNA synthesis encodes MFYLSDLLLHVIGFG; translated from the coding sequence ATGTTCTATCTTTCAGACCTTTTACTTCACGTAATCGGATTTGGCTGA
- the polA gene encoding DNA polymerase I, with amino-acid sequence MAQIAENPLILVDGSSYLYRAYHAFPPLTNSAGEPTGAMYGVLNMLKSLLMQYQPSHVAVVFDAKGKTFRDELFENYKSHRPPMPDDLRAQIAPLHEMVKAMGLPLLAVSGVEADDVIGTLALEAEKQGRAVLISTGDKDMAQLVTPGITLINTMTNTVLGPEEVEQKFGVPPSLIIDFLAMMGDSSDNIPGVPGVGEKTAQALLQGLGGMHAIYENLDKVAGLSFRGAKTMAAKLEQNRDVAFLSYQLATIKTDVELALRCDQLTVSEPDVEALQALFSRYEFKRWIADLQDGKWLQGKKSNPQAQKALTDEPAPVVEATSVLSSDGYVTILDEATFSAWIEKLKGADVFAFDLETDSLDTLSANIVGIAFAVAPGEAAYLPVGHDYLDAPDQLDRDSVLAQLKPLLEDGNAAKVGQNLKYDRGVLNNYGIELDGIKFDTMLESYCLSSVGGKHDMDSLAARWLNHKTVTFEEIAGKGKNQLTFNQIALEQAAHYAAEDADVTLQLHLQMWPKLEQEAGPKRVFEEIEMPLVTVISRVERNGVLIDQNILARHSQELTTRLAELEQKAHDLAGEPFNLSSTKQLQTILFEKQGIKPTKKTPGGAPSTSEEVLAELALDYPLPKVILEHRGLSKLKSTYTDKLPQMINPVTGRVHTSYHQAVTATGRLSSTDPNLQNIPVRNEEGRRIRQAFIAGADKRIVAADYSQIELRIMAHLSQDKGLLEAFAQGEDIHRATASEVFGVALSKVSGEQRRSAKAINFGLIYGMSAFGLSRQLNIGAGEAKKYMDLYFERYPGVLRYMEQTREQAAAKGYVETLDGRRLWLPDIKSSNAIRRKAAERAAINAPMQGTAADIIKRAMIAVDDWLQKENNDAVTMIMQVHDELVFEIRKEAVESASVKIRQLMENSMKLDVPLLVEVGTGDNWDQAH; translated from the coding sequence ATGGCGCAAATTGCAGAAAATCCCCTGATTCTGGTAGATGGATCCTCTTATCTCTACCGTGCGTATCATGCCTTTCCGCCACTGACTAACAGTGCAGGTGAGCCAACCGGCGCCATGTATGGTGTACTCAACATGCTAAAGAGCCTGTTGATGCAGTATCAACCCAGCCATGTGGCTGTGGTCTTCGATGCAAAAGGCAAAACGTTCCGCGACGAGTTGTTTGAAAACTACAAATCGCATCGACCGCCGATGCCAGACGATCTGCGGGCGCAGATTGCGCCGCTGCACGAGATGGTGAAAGCCATGGGGCTGCCGCTGCTGGCGGTTTCGGGCGTAGAAGCGGATGACGTGATCGGAACGCTGGCGCTGGAAGCCGAAAAGCAGGGGCGCGCGGTGCTGATCAGCACCGGTGATAAAGATATGGCGCAGCTGGTCACGCCAGGTATTACCCTGATCAACACCATGACCAACACCGTACTCGGGCCGGAAGAAGTGGAACAGAAGTTCGGTGTCCCGCCTTCTCTGATTATCGATTTTCTCGCCATGATGGGTGACAGCTCGGATAACATTCCTGGCGTGCCGGGCGTCGGCGAGAAAACCGCTCAGGCACTGTTACAGGGACTGGGCGGGATGCACGCGATCTACGAAAACCTCGATAAAGTTGCCGGGCTCTCTTTCCGCGGAGCCAAAACCATGGCCGCGAAACTGGAGCAGAACCGTGATGTTGCCTTTCTCTCTTATCAGCTGGCGACCATCAAAACCGATGTTGAGCTGGCGCTGCGCTGCGATCAGCTGACCGTCAGCGAGCCGGATGTGGAAGCGTTGCAGGCGCTGTTCAGCCGTTACGAATTTAAACGCTGGATCGCCGACCTGCAGGATGGCAAATGGCTGCAGGGAAAAAAGAGCAACCCGCAGGCGCAGAAAGCGCTGACCGATGAACCCGCGCCGGTGGTGGAAGCCACCAGCGTGCTGTCATCCGACGGTTACGTTACCATCCTGGACGAAGCCACATTCAGCGCGTGGATAGAAAAGCTCAAAGGCGCAGACGTATTTGCTTTTGATCTGGAAACCGATTCGCTCGACACGCTGAGCGCCAATATTGTCGGCATCGCTTTCGCTGTTGCGCCAGGCGAGGCGGCTTATCTGCCGGTCGGACACGATTATCTGGATGCACCGGATCAGCTCGATCGCGACAGCGTGCTGGCGCAGCTGAAACCTCTGCTGGAAGATGGCAACGCAGCAAAAGTGGGCCAGAACCTGAAGTACGATCGCGGCGTGCTGAACAACTACGGCATTGAACTGGACGGCATTAAGTTTGACACCATGCTGGAATCCTACTGTCTGAGCAGCGTAGGCGGCAAACATGACATGGACAGTCTGGCTGCGCGCTGGCTCAACCACAAAACGGTTACTTTTGAAGAGATCGCCGGGAAAGGAAAAAACCAGCTGACGTTCAACCAGATTGCCCTCGAACAGGCGGCACATTATGCGGCAGAGGACGCGGACGTCACGCTGCAGCTGCACCTGCAAATGTGGCCAAAACTGGAGCAGGAGGCCGGACCGAAGCGGGTATTTGAAGAGATTGAAATGCCGCTGGTGACGGTGATCTCACGCGTTGAGCGCAATGGCGTACTGATTGACCAGAACATTCTGGCCAGACACTCGCAGGAGCTGACCACGCGCCTTGCTGAGCTGGAACAGAAGGCGCACGATCTGGCCGGTGAGCCCTTCAACCTCTCTTCTACCAAACAGCTGCAAACCATCCTGTTTGAAAAGCAGGGTATTAAGCCGACGAAAAAGACGCCGGGTGGGGCACCTTCAACTAGCGAAGAAGTGCTGGCCGAGCTGGCGCTGGATTATCCTTTGCCCAAAGTTATTCTGGAGCACCGGGGTTTGTCGAAGCTGAAGTCGACTTACACCGATAAACTGCCGCAAATGATCAACCCGGTTACCGGACGCGTTCATACGTCTTATCATCAGGCGGTGACCGCAACCGGGCGTCTCTCTTCAACCGATCCTAACCTGCAGAACATTCCGGTGCGCAATGAAGAGGGACGACGTATTCGCCAGGCGTTTATTGCCGGTGCCGACAAGCGCATTGTTGCCGCGGACTATTCACAAATTGAGCTGCGAATTATGGCGCATCTGTCGCAGGACAAAGGCCTGCTGGAAGCATTTGCTCAGGGTGAGGACATTCACCGCGCCACGGCATCGGAAGTGTTTGGGGTGGCGCTGAGCAAGGTCTCCGGTGAACAGCGTCGCAGCGCCAAGGCGATTAACTTTGGGCTGATTTACGGTATGAGCGCCTTTGGTTTATCGCGTCAGCTGAACATTGGTGCCGGCGAAGCGAAGAAGTATATGGACCTCTACTTTGAACGCTATCCGGGCGTGCTGCGCTATATGGAACAGACGCGCGAACAGGCTGCGGCAAAAGGCTACGTGGAGACGCTGGACGGGCGTCGTCTGTGGCTGCCGGACATCAAATCCAGCAACGCTATCCGCCGTAAAGCGGCGGAGCGTGCCGCAATCAACGCCCCGATGCAGGGAACCGCAGCCGATATCATTAAACGCGCCATGATTGCCGTGGACGACTGGCTGCAAAAAGAAAACAACGACGCGGTAACCATGATCATGCAGGTTCACGATGAGCTGGTGTTTGAAATCCGGAAAGAGGCAGTGGAAAGCGCCAGCGTGAAAATCCGTCAGCTGATGGAAAACAGCATGAAGCTGGATGTGCCGCTGCTGGTGGAAGTCGGGACGGGTGATAACTGGGATCAGGCGCACTGA
- the dsbA gene encoding thiol:disulfide interchange protein DsbA has protein sequence MKKIMFALVGLMLAFCASAAQFDEGKQYVTLPKPVAGEPQVMEFFSFFCPHCYQFERIYHVSDAVKKNLPADTKVTKYHVDFLGGDFGPVVTHAWAVAMALGVEDKVTAPIFDGIQKTQTITDAASLKETFIKAAGISAEDYDGAWNSFAVKALIAQQQKAASDVNLQGVPAIFVNGKYMVNNGGLDTSSMDNFVADYANVVKFLVEKK, from the coding sequence ATGAAAAAGATCATGTTTGCGCTGGTAGGTCTGATGCTGGCATTTTGCGCTTCAGCAGCACAGTTTGATGAAGGCAAGCAGTACGTGACGCTGCCAAAGCCGGTTGCTGGTGAGCCTCAGGTTATGGAGTTCTTCTCTTTTTTCTGCCCGCACTGCTACCAGTTCGAACGTATTTATCACGTCAGTGACGCCGTGAAAAAGAATCTGCCAGCCGATACCAAAGTCACTAAATATCACGTGGATTTCCTCGGCGGTGATTTTGGTCCGGTGGTGACGCATGCCTGGGCTGTTGCTATGGCGCTGGGTGTGGAAGATAAGGTCACCGCGCCAATTTTTGACGGTATTCAGAAAACCCAGACCATCACCGATGCCGCCAGCCTGAAAGAGACGTTCATCAAAGCCGCTGGCATCTCTGCCGAGGATTACGATGGCGCCTGGAACAGCTTTGCGGTGAAAGCGCTGATTGCACAGCAGCAGAAGGCCGCTTCTGATGTCAACCTGCAGGGTGTTCCGGCCATCTTTGTTAACGGTAAATACATGGTTAACAACGGCGGTCTGGATACCAGCTCTATGGACAACTTCGTCGCCGATTACGCCAATGTTGTAAAATTCCTGGTTGAGAAGAAGTAA
- a CDS encoding serine/threonine protein kinase produces MSEAAFNFQTLNPDVILDALWEAGLRVESGLTALNSYENRVYQFSDDEKRRYVAKFYRPQRWSEAQVLEENQFALDLVHDEVPVAAPLSLQGSTLNHHAGFMFAVFPSLGGRQYETDNEEQMEWVGRFLGRIHQTGRQSPFRQRPAFGLDEYVVEPRAALENSGLVPAALRDALLSAVDKLYATLQQSWHSQWQPIRLHGDCHPGNILWRDGPLFVDLDDARTGPAVQDLWMLVNGSRQEQLIQWDILLEAYNEFGDFDLHELTLIESLRAMRMVYYLAWVIRRWQDPAFPRAFPWMTDEDFWRRQIALFLEQERLLHEPPLQLSPQF; encoded by the coding sequence ATGAGCGAAGCCGCTTTTAATTTTCAGACGCTAAACCCGGACGTCATTCTTGATGCGCTGTGGGAAGCGGGATTGCGGGTCGAATCCGGTCTGACCGCCCTTAACAGTTACGAAAACCGCGTTTACCAGTTCAGCGATGATGAAAAGCGCCGCTATGTGGCGAAATTTTACCGCCCGCAGCGCTGGAGCGAAGCGCAGGTTCTGGAAGAGAATCAGTTTGCGCTGGATTTAGTGCATGACGAGGTGCCGGTGGCCGCGCCGCTGTCGCTGCAGGGTTCCACGCTGAATCATCATGCCGGTTTTATGTTTGCCGTCTTTCCCAGCCTGGGAGGAAGGCAGTATGAGACCGACAATGAAGAGCAGATGGAGTGGGTTGGACGCTTTCTTGGCCGCATCCATCAAACCGGACGTCAGAGCCCTTTCAGGCAGCGCCCGGCGTTTGGGCTGGATGAATATGTCGTAGAGCCACGCGCCGCGCTGGAGAACAGTGGACTGGTGCCGGCGGCGCTCAGGGATGCGCTGCTTAGCGCGGTTGATAAACTTTATGCCACGCTGCAGCAGAGCTGGCATAGCCAATGGCAGCCGATCCGACTGCACGGCGATTGCCATCCCGGTAATATCCTGTGGCGGGACGGCCCACTGTTTGTTGACCTTGACGATGCCCGCACCGGTCCGGCAGTGCAGGATTTATGGATGCTGGTGAACGGCAGCCGCCAGGAGCAGTTAATCCAGTGGGATATTTTGCTGGAAGCGTATAACGAATTTGGCGATTTCGATTTACACGAATTAACACTGATTGAGTCTTTACGCGCTATGCGCATGGTTTATTATCTGGCCTGGGTTATTCGCCGCTGGCAGGACCCCGCTTTTCCGCGCGCCTTTCCCTGGATGACAGATGAGGATTTCTGGCGTCGGCAGATTGCACTATTTCTCGAGCAGGAGAGGCTGTTACACGAACCGCCGTTGCAGCTTAGCCCGCAATTTTAA
- a CDS encoding YihD family protein, which produces MKNHRLNELLELLQPAWQKESDLNLLAFLQKLAQESGFSGPLSELTDDILIYHLKMRDAASDAGIPGLQKDYVVDFKTALLRARGVIRDDE; this is translated from the coding sequence ATGAAAAATCACCGACTCAATGAACTGCTTGAACTCCTGCAACCTGCCTGGCAAAAAGAGTCTGATCTTAATCTGCTGGCATTTTTACAAAAACTGGCACAGGAATCCGGTTTCAGTGGCCCATTAAGTGAATTAACGGACGATATATTGATTTACCATCTGAAAATGCGTGACGCCGCCAGTGACGCCGGGATCCCCGGCCTGCAGAAAGATTATGTAGTGGACTTCAAAACGGCGCTATTGCGGGCACGTGGTGTGATCAGAGATGACGAGTGA
- the mobA gene encoding molybdenum cofactor guanylyltransferase MobA has translation MTAFTGVILAGGQGSRMGGQDKGLLGLQGKPLYQHVLQRLQPQVDSVLISANRNIDQYQLSGCQVVPDSLADYPGPLAGMLSGLQHSQTEWVAFCACDTPWIPEDFVMRLWLQRGDAPAVWVKSLQRDHPTLALVNRSLADDLTTWLLRGERRLMQFMREHGGHAVPFAMDESIFRNINTPEDLIHEEERS, from the coding sequence ATGACCGCATTTACCGGTGTCATTCTTGCAGGTGGGCAAGGCAGCCGCATGGGCGGCCAGGATAAAGGCCTGCTGGGGCTGCAGGGTAAACCGCTCTATCAGCATGTTCTGCAGCGTTTGCAGCCACAGGTCGATAGTGTGTTGATCAGCGCTAACCGCAACATTGATCAGTATCAGCTTAGTGGCTGTCAGGTTGTGCCGGATTCCCTGGCCGATTATCCCGGGCCGCTGGCCGGCATGCTGAGCGGGTTGCAACACAGTCAGACCGAGTGGGTCGCGTTTTGTGCGTGCGATACCCCCTGGATACCTGAAGATTTTGTAATGCGGTTATGGCTGCAGCGCGGTGACGCCCCCGCAGTATGGGTGAAATCCTTACAACGCGACCATCCCACGCTGGCGCTGGTTAACCGCTCGCTGGCAGACGATCTGACAACCTGGCTGCTACGGGGCGAAAGGCGGCTGATGCAGTTCATGCGTGAACATGGCGGGCACGCCGTGCCGTTTGCCATGGACGAGTCGATCTTTCGCAATATCAATACGCCAGAGGATTTGATTCATGAGGAGGAGAGATCATGA
- the mobB gene encoding molybdopterin-guanine dinucleotide biosynthesis protein MobB has product MTVPLLAITAWSGTGKTTLLQQVIPELNALGVRCGLIKHTHHEMEVDTPGKDSYLLRKAGADQVIVASDRRWALMCETPQQPLSLAELAARMDSSVLDLVLVEGFKGEPVPKIVLWRRGVKGGVEDLLDEHVIAVASDEPLQTGLPALDMRQPAQVAAFIARWRAAYR; this is encoded by the coding sequence ATGACTGTGCCGTTGCTGGCCATTACCGCCTGGAGCGGAACGGGGAAAACAACGCTGTTGCAGCAGGTCATTCCGGAGCTTAACGCGCTGGGCGTGCGCTGCGGTCTGATCAAGCACACGCATCATGAGATGGAGGTGGATACGCCGGGAAAGGACAGCTATCTGCTGCGGAAAGCCGGTGCCGATCAGGTCATTGTCGCCAGCGATCGGCGCTGGGCCTTGATGTGTGAAACACCGCAGCAGCCGCTGAGCTTAGCGGAACTTGCCGCGCGCATGGACAGTTCTGTGCTGGATTTAGTGCTGGTTGAAGGGTTTAAAGGCGAACCCGTGCCCAAAATCGTGCTGTGGCGACGCGGTGTAAAAGGTGGGGTGGAGGATCTGCTGGATGAGCATGTGATTGCCGTGGCCAGCGATGAGCCGCTGCAGACCGGGCTGCCGGCGCTGGATATGCGCCAGCCGGCACAGGTGGCCGCCTTTATTGCGCGCTGGCGAGCAGCGTACCGCTGA